From a region of the Tachypleus tridentatus isolate NWPU-2018 chromosome 1, ASM421037v1, whole genome shotgun sequence genome:
- the LOC143222961 gene encoding exonuclease GOR-like isoform X3 yields the protein MFYLGKKKSGHTFENLVELEQKALWLVYEIHHLTAPHCSSVHSYDKTDEYLLLFFSGFNYCFLHHTRFVLLVNSMAVWTESLGEHSEIAIVTSVISSMILVIVFLLSRNDEDNPHIQASLTDSDCNIEEKDSKSKGNMKSQYSQPWLLSTLKGHSGDILEVKLNGGEKYLESYKEDGQNSENKEKSHKEKTRKNFTRIRTKKSRHSSALKNAHKCNTSNKRENDINHQPKYMNNKLLSPLQIYRKLKVDESELYHRLYSYILSKEEQRRHGFPVNLPDDSGSLIITNGFPLPFEKDVADPTERTCCRCHAKFYITTDGEYQANEECVYHFGKKRISFEGSVKQISYSCCGGQLAAYGCHRSRFHVSVQNHDTVDGFLKTKLKNKSKKMGHYGIYALDCEMCFTLKGLEVTKVSVVGADGLTVYDSLVLPENPIIDYNTRFSGITASDMLNVHTTLTDVRAVLLKMFNSKTILIGHALDNDLKALKLIHETVIDTSILFPHYYGLPFKRSLKSLIKSYLKRTIQENGFGHDSVEDARACMELVLWKTIKDWQA from the exons atgAATATTTGCTCCTGTTTTTCTCGGGCTTTAACTACTGCTTTCTGCACCACACGAGGTTTGTTCTACTCGTAAACAGCATGGCGGTGTGGACTGAATCTCTTGGTGAACACTCGGAAATTGCTATTGTTACGTCAGTAATATCGTCTATGATTCTTGTCATCGTTTTTCTTCTCAGCCGGAACGATGAAGATAATCCTCACATACAAG CTTCTTTGACAGATTCAGATTGTAACATTGAAGAAAAAGATTCAAAATCTAAAGGTAACATGAAATCCCAGTACAGTCAGCCTTGGCTACTTTCGACTCTCAAAGGCCACAGTGGTGACATTCTTGAAGTGAAATTAAATGGTGGTGAAAAATATTTGGAATCATACAAAGAAG ATGGACAGAACTCTGAGAACAAGGAAAAGAGTCATAAAGAAAAGACTCGGAAGAATTTTACACGCATAAGAACTAAAAAATCACGGCATAGCAGTGCTTTAAAGAATGCTCACAAATGTAACACTTCTAATAAACGGGAAAATGATATCAATCATCAGcctaaatacatgaataacaaactGCTTTCTCCACTACAGATTTACAGGAAGCTTAAAGTAGATGAAAGTGAATTGTACCATCGACtgtattcttatattttatcaaaggAAGAACAAAGAAGGCATGGTTTTCCTGTTAACCTCCCTGACGACTCTGGTAGTTTGATCATCACAAATGGTTTTCCACTTCCATTCGAGAAGGATGTTGCAGACCCTACGGAACGAACGTGCTGTCGATGTCATGCCAAATTTTATATCACTACAGATGGAGAGTATCAGGCAAATGAAGAATGTGTATATCATTTTGGAAAAAAACGAATCTCTTTTGAGGGCAGTGTGAAACAGATAAGTTACTCATGTTGTGGAGGGCAACTGGCTGCTTATGGCTGCCACAGAAGTAGATTCCATGTTAGTGTTCAAAACCATGATACAGTTGATGGATTTCTGAAAAccaaattaaagaacaaaagcaAGAAAATGGGACACTATGGGATATATGCCCTAGACTGTGAGATGTGTTTTACACTCAAGGGTCTAGAAGTTACTAAGGTAAGTGTTGTGGGAGCTGATGGATTAACAGTGTATGACTCTCTGGTGTTGCCAGAAAATCCTATTATAGATTATAATACTCGTTTCAGTGGCATCACTGCTAGTGACATGCTGAATGTCCACACAACCTTGACTGATGTTCGAGCAGTATTACTGAAGATGTTCAACTCTAAGACAATTCTTATTGGTCATGCATTGGATAATGACCTAAAAGCTTTGAAGCTTATTCATGAGACTGTGATTGATACTTCCATTCTCTTTCCTCATTACTATGGTCTTCCATTTAAGCGATCTCTCAAATCTCTCATTAAAAGCTACTTGAAGAGAACTATCCAAGAGAATGGCTTTGGCCATGATAGTGTTGAGGATGCTAGAGCCTGCATGGAATTGGTACTATGGAAAACTATAAAGGATTGGCAggcatga